The following coding sequences lie in one Candidatus Liberimonas magnetica genomic window:
- a CDS encoding metallophosphoesterase produces the protein MKIMLTTDLHGNTWKYKMLVKEVLKLNPGVVINAGDMLPNDNNLHRQKEYILNQLNEHFKAFNEAKIYYLCFPGNDDLKAFDGLFEEICNRYPYVKYLAQKKVKIGDYEFIGFNLVPNFPFALKDRCRKDDKKFRIGYQPGYAFFSTENGFEKISDWKSHIKTLPTIEEELENLVKPQDMSKTIYIMHAPPANLWLDVTLTGMKVGSKAIYRFIKKYQPKLTLHGHIHESPDMTGVWKAKLGKTLCIQPGQYGHMEDLVYVSIDLDKFQCERIRI, from the coding sequence ATGAAAATAATGCTTACTACCGACTTACATGGAAACACGTGGAAATACAAAATGCTTGTAAAAGAGGTTCTTAAGCTAAACCCCGGCGTTGTTATCAACGCCGGGGATATGTTGCCTAATGATAACAATCTGCACAGGCAAAAGGAATACATCCTAAACCAGTTAAATGAGCATTTTAAAGCTTTCAATGAAGCAAAAATATATTATCTATGTTTTCCAGGGAACGATGATTTGAAGGCTTTTGATGGCCTATTTGAAGAAATCTGCAATAGATATCCCTATGTCAAGTATTTGGCTCAAAAGAAGGTTAAAATAGGCGATTATGAGTTTATCGGGTTCAACCTGGTTCCGAACTTTCCCTTCGCATTAAAAGATAGATGCAGAAAGGATGATAAAAAGTTTAGAATTGGCTATCAGCCCGGATATGCATTTTTCTCTACTGAAAATGGGTTTGAAAAAATATCGGACTGGAAAAGTCACATTAAAACACTCCCTACGATAGAAGAAGAACTTGAAAATCTTGTGAAACCTCAGGATATGTCTAAAACCATATATATTATGCATGCCCCACCGGCTAATCTTTGGCTTGATGTCACATTAACTGGTATGAAGGTTGGTTCTAAAGCAATCTATAGATTTATTAAGAAATATCAGCCAAAGCTGACATTACACGGGCATATCCATGAGTCTCCCGATATGACAGGTGTTTGGAAGGCAAAGCTCGGCAAAACTTTATGTATCCAACCTGGCCAATACGGGCATATGGAAGATCTTGTTTATGTATCTATAGATTTAGATAAATTTCAATGTGAAAGGATAAGAATATAG
- the lexA gene encoding transcriptional repressor LexA, with the protein MNNIVLTDKEKEALRSIRNFLMHNGRMPSVRELMNYMGYKYPRSVSLLFVQLTKKGILKRKLDGKVILANDNDKKEVNAQTVDIPLLGSAPCGTPNFAEENIEAVYPVSVRLAPPPYKYFLLRAKGDSMNAKSINDGDLLLIRQQQTAKNGDSVVALIDGESTIKEFHKTDNAIVLKPRSKNDKFKAIILTNDFQVQGVVVTAIRGL; encoded by the coding sequence ATGAATAATATCGTTTTAACAGACAAAGAAAAGGAAGCACTTCGTTCAATACGTAATTTTTTAATGCATAACGGACGCATGCCGTCTGTTCGTGAGCTAATGAACTATATGGGGTATAAATATCCGCGTTCTGTTTCATTGCTCTTTGTGCAACTTACAAAAAAGGGTATTTTAAAAAGAAAACTTGATGGAAAAGTCATACTTGCAAATGATAATGATAAAAAAGAAGTTAATGCGCAGACTGTAGATATTCCTTTGCTTGGTTCTGCTCCCTGTGGAACTCCAAACTTTGCCGAAGAAAACATTGAAGCAGTGTATCCAGTATCTGTTAGGCTTGCACCGCCCCCATATAAATATTTTCTTTTGAGGGCAAAAGGCGATTCAATGAATGCAAAAAGCATTAATGACGGCGATTTGCTTTTAATAAGGCAACAACAAACTGCAAAAAATGGTGATTCGGTAGTGGCGCTTATTGACGGCGAATCAACAATAAAAGAATTTCATAAAACGGATAATGCAATTGTACTGAAACCGCGGTCTAAAAATGATAAATTTAAGGCAATAATTCTAACAAATGACTTTCAGGTTCAAGGAGTTGTTGTTACAGCAATCAGAGGTTTATAG